Proteins co-encoded in one Nitrospirae bacterium YQR-1 genomic window:
- a CDS encoding SNF2-related protein: MSNFITNSGAKNLKNRLIELITKSEKLKFLVGFFYFSGIRELYEGLKSNLDVVTKVLVGLNVDYCNFGLIEFPEDDQLSDDERVYKFFGSIKKSINTEIFDNKEFYEQVKFFIGRIQKDMLIIRKTYKPNHAKLYLFKLQQSQVGRRNLFITGSSNLTKAGLSTQNEFNVEIGDYGFEDAENYFDELWSDAVKITECADIKKKLVDVIENETLIKDVTPFEAFCIVLKTYLDSFEQKEIRESLIKTLEENGYTPYQYQLDAVRQALSIIENNNGVIVADVVGLGKTIIACAIAKELKKRGIVICPPGLLGNHDSGWTKYLEDFHLAKDGWKAVSLGDLENTLEFIKKAKDIEVVIVDEVHRFRNQDTEGYELLKNICREKQVILLTATPFNNRPGDILSLLKLFITPKKSSITLESNLAVQFAEFKGIFDKLGIIKKYWNSPDNIKRNKALKYYKTLFKESKIDLKKVAERARYLAKQIRNVIDPVTIRRNRLDLQNNPFYKNEVKELSKVADPIEWFFELSKEQSEFYTEIIESYFGDPDDRGRFKGAVYRPFEYEKGVKEQMTEDDNRQFQQQRNLFDFMRRLIVKRFESSFGSFEQSIKNFKRITENSLEFIKRTGEYIMDRTLLEKIYEFDADEIEKSLIEYEEKIKKGQYPKNHKRYKLNDFIRKEQFLEDIQSDLELFDEILAKLSKLYLLQNDPKTDCLIENIKKEFSKKPTKGQHKRKIIIFTEYVDTVRYLEKALEKHFGGKMLVVAGDLPSSKISLINKNFDASYPVQENDFELLLSSDRISEGFNLNRAGMVINYDIPWNPVRVIQRLGRVNRISKKVFDELYVVNFFPTEKGAELVQSREIAANKMFLIHTALGEDSKIFDIDETPTPAGLFNRLQQNPDEHEEESFYTKALREFLRIEKENPDLFENLKNYPRRIKTAKKYDENELLVFFKKGRLYVNAAKTDTEKVQPYQTTFEDVFEKIVCTPEEDALDWNTQQFWQAYQSIKDFRDYRPGPVNEQNLEQKAKINLDSLIGSTREELMPHKEFLRTLREDILDCGTLADYTLRRIGNFKEDSIEDILGLKKKLGGDYLIKEKNRQKDQKKEIIIAIENKKYE, translated from the coding sequence ATGAGCAATTTCATTACAAACAGTGGCGCAAAAAATCTAAAAAACCGCTTGATAGAGCTTATAACCAAAAGCGAGAAATTAAAATTTCTTGTCGGTTTCTTTTACTTTTCAGGTATAAGGGAACTTTATGAAGGACTAAAATCAAATCTTGATGTCGTCACAAAGGTTCTGGTGGGATTAAATGTTGATTATTGTAACTTTGGCCTGATTGAATTTCCAGAAGATGATCAATTATCAGACGATGAAAGAGTATATAAGTTTTTTGGGTCAATAAAAAAATCTATAAATACAGAAATTTTTGATAATAAAGAATTTTACGAGCAAGTAAAATTTTTCATTGGGCGTATTCAAAAAGACATGCTGATTATCCGTAAAACCTATAAACCTAATCACGCCAAACTTTATTTATTTAAACTGCAACAGAGTCAGGTCGGCAGAAGAAATCTGTTTATAACCGGCAGCAGCAACCTGACAAAGGCCGGGCTTTCCACTCAAAACGAATTTAATGTAGAGATTGGTGACTATGGTTTTGAGGATGCTGAAAACTATTTTGATGAGCTTTGGAGCGATGCAGTAAAAATTACAGAATGCGCTGATATTAAAAAGAAACTTGTTGATGTGATTGAAAATGAAACACTTATAAAAGATGTTACGCCGTTTGAAGCTTTTTGTATAGTCCTGAAAACTTATCTGGATTCATTTGAACAAAAAGAAATCAGAGAGTCCCTGATAAAAACATTGGAAGAAAACGGCTATACACCATACCAATACCAGCTTGATGCAGTGAGACAGGCACTATCCATTATCGAAAACAATAACGGCGTTATTGTGGCTGATGTTGTGGGTTTGGGGAAAACGATTATCGCCTGCGCCATTGCCAAAGAGCTTAAAAAACGAGGCATAGTGATCTGTCCGCCTGGGTTGTTAGGGAATCACGATTCCGGTTGGACAAAATATTTAGAAGATTTTCACTTAGCAAAAGATGGCTGGAAAGCAGTATCACTTGGTGATTTGGAAAACACCTTAGAATTTATAAAGAAAGCAAAAGATATCGAGGTAGTGATAGTTGATGAGGTGCACCGTTTCAGAAATCAGGATACAGAGGGCTATGAGCTTCTAAAAAACATCTGTAGGGAAAAGCAGGTTATTTTACTTACCGCCACTCCATTTAACAATCGTCCCGGCGACATTCTTTCACTCCTTAAGTTGTTTATTACGCCTAAAAAATCCTCTATTACATTAGAAAGTAATCTTGCGGTCCAATTCGCTGAATTTAAAGGAATTTTCGACAAGCTTGGAATTATCAAAAAATATTGGAACTCCCCGGATAACATAAAAAGAAACAAGGCACTTAAGTATTATAAGACATTATTTAAAGAGAGTAAAATTGACCTTAAAAAAGTAGCCGAAAGAGCTCGCTACCTTGCAAAGCAAATCAGGAATGTTATTGATCCGGTAACAATCAGACGCAATCGTTTGGATTTGCAAAATAATCCGTTTTATAAAAACGAGGTAAAAGAACTATCCAAAGTAGCCGACCCGATAGAGTGGTTTTTTGAGTTAAGTAAAGAGCAATCTGAATTCTATACGGAAATAATTGAAAGCTATTTTGGCGATCCTGATGATAGAGGACGTTTCAAGGGTGCTGTCTATAGACCGTTTGAATACGAAAAAGGCGTTAAAGAACAAATGACCGAGGATGATAACCGGCAATTCCAACAACAGCGGAACTTGTTTGATTTCATGCGCCGCTTAATCGTTAAACGTTTTGAAAGTTCCTTTGGTTCTTTTGAGCAAAGCATAAAAAATTTCAAAAGAATAACTGAAAATAGTTTGGAATTTATCAAAAGAACCGGTGAATATATCATGGATCGCACTCTTTTAGAAAAAATTTATGAGTTCGATGCTGACGAAATTGAAAAATCTCTGATTGAGTATGAAGAAAAAATAAAAAAGGGGCAATATCCTAAAAATCATAAAAGATACAAACTCAACGATTTTATACGTAAAGAGCAGTTTCTTGAGGATATCCAATCAGACCTTGAATTATTCGATGAGATACTTGCAAAGCTTTCTAAGTTATATCTGCTGCAGAACGATCCTAAAACAGATTGTCTTATTGAAAACATAAAGAAAGAATTCTCTAAAAAACCCACCAAAGGGCAGCACAAACGAAAAATAATTATCTTTACCGAATATGTTGATACTGTGCGCTATTTGGAGAAAGCACTGGAAAAACATTTTGGCGGTAAGATGCTGGTTGTAGCCGGTGATTTACCGTCATCAAAAATATCTCTAATAAACAAAAATTTTGATGCTTCTTATCCTGTGCAGGAAAATGATTTCGAACTACTACTGTCCTCCGACAGGATTTCCGAGGGATTTAATCTCAATCGTGCCGGAATGGTCATCAATTATGATATTCCATGGAATCCTGTACGTGTCATTCAGCGTCTTGGGCGTGTTAACCGTATCAGTAAAAAAGTTTTTGACGAGCTTTACGTCGTGAATTTTTTCCCAACCGAGAAGGGTGCTGAATTAGTACAGTCCCGGGAAATAGCCGCCAATAAAATGTTCCTTATTCATACCGCACTTGGTGAGGATTCAAAGATTTTTGATATAGACGAAACTCCAACCCCTGCAGGCTTATTTAATAGGCTGCAGCAAAATCCGGATGAGCATGAGGAGGAAAGTTTTTACACCAAAGCCCTAAGGGAATTTTTGAGAATCGAAAAAGAAAATCCGGATTTGTTTGAAAATCTTAAAAATTATCCACGTCGTATTAAAACAGCTAAGAAGTATGACGAAAACGAACTCTTGGTTTTTTTTAAAAAGGGGCGGCTGTATGTAAACGCAGCAAAAACGGATACAGAAAAAGTGCAGCCATATCAAACCACTTTTGAGGATGTATTTGAAAAAATAGTTTGTACGCCGGAGGAAGATGCGCTTGACTGGAACACACAACAATTTTGGCAAGCGTATCAGTCAATTAAGGATTTTCGGGATTATCGCCCTGGACCGGTCAATGAGCAAAACCTGGAGCAGAAAGCAAAAATTAATCTTGATTCTCTTATCGGAAGTACGAGGGAAGAACTAATGCCACACAAGGAATTTCTACGTACACTTAGAGAAGATATTTTAGATTGCGGCACGTTGGCAGATTATACATTGCGCCGAATAGGGAATTTTAAAGAGGATTCAATTGAAGATATTCTTGGATTAAAAAAGAAATTGGGCGGTGATTATTTGATCAAAGAAAAGAATCGGCAGAAAGATCAGAAAAAAGAAATCATAATAGCTATTGAGAATAAAAAATATGAGTGA
- a CDS encoding Eco57I restriction-modification methylase domain-containing protein: MSEARQILEMVIDNFSVEKFNRFFREKSRQFKPMGDKYSYYDDDHFKDGLKLGEINFSDGDSLIIYAFEVKKELSERSGKKAQYEIAKDILKSIENQKFSAGIFIFYNSSGNFRFSLVYPESTGTSRQWSNFRRFTYFVGNELTNKTFKQQIVDGDFSSLAKIKDAFSVEKVTKEFYKSIADWYFWAVECCRFPKDAEAEENGRNIAVIRLITRMIFIWFMRERSLVPKDLFEETSINTILKNTALDESTYYTAILQNLFFATLSTKKDERQFGSEVRGYKGNNPDFGNQYVFRYQELFQNPDEINKYFGDIPFLNGGLFECLDDKKNGIIIDGFSRTKKNQPSVPNYLFFSQEQKVDLSKAYGTQNKNCKVSGLLNILSSFNFTIDENSPDDADVALDPELLGRVFENLLASFNPETSTTARKATGSYYTPREIVDYMVIESLKAYFKTHLPDIVDIDNRLEKLFSPGSHENPFNDSETRKLVELIENVKIVDPAVGSGAFPMGVLNKLVFILNKIDDGNKLWEQAQLRAADAIPDPSVKRATKTRIKEYFSGKNADYGRKLYLIQRCIYGVDIQQIAVEISKLRFFIALLVDETVDKTKDNWGIEPLPNLDFKIMQGNSLLEEYEGIKLFDEKLITGISFDKQKLIELTKQKQLLLQKKRFSCHAKNELTTSKDAEIKEELKKLEKQLNNLNKEDDKIVDSNGLFDAQNEAIQKRDELKLLHKEFFETSEKELKGKIKKQIEKIEWDLIEATLREQNKTSELIKLEQFKKSNTKPFFLWKLHFAEVFEKGGFDIVIANPPYLRIQEIQKNNPELAEKLKQIYISASGSYDIYVCFVELATGLMSKKGNIAYILPHKFFQAAFGKNLRNLLGSKKLLKKIVDFGSSQIFESATTYTCLLFLSLGNDAFKFAELKPNATVNDLNEIFDDINIHKNMHGEKVDIKILQTNSIDEDPWHFSAGNAGDVLKKLKKQTRTIADVCEKIFQGIATSADKIYFLEHISEGNGIITAFSKSLNCQIEIEKDFVKPLMKGADVHRYSKLEPKIWCIFPYKMQSGKAVLFTQDEIKMDFPLAWKYLLENKKTLESREKDRMSHEQFYAYIYPKNLTEFEKPKIVTPDIASGCQMTVDERGLYHTTTIYSFIFKKTVKESLKYFLSILNSRLFWYFLTTTGSVLRGNYFRFKTNYLMPFPIPRGLSLNEQQPFITLVDKILTLKQNDSKADTTAIEREIDQMVYKLYGLTPEEIEIVENDHT; this comes from the coding sequence ATGAGTGAAGCAAGACAAATTTTAGAAATGGTAATAGATAATTTCTCAGTTGAAAAGTTCAATCGTTTTTTCCGGGAGAAGAGCCGGCAGTTTAAACCGATGGGAGATAAATACTCTTACTATGACGATGATCATTTTAAAGATGGACTGAAACTTGGAGAAATCAATTTTTCAGATGGTGACAGCTTAATTATCTATGCATTTGAAGTTAAAAAAGAACTTTCAGAACGCTCCGGTAAAAAAGCACAATATGAAATAGCTAAAGATATTTTAAAATCCATAGAAAATCAAAAGTTTTCAGCAGGGATTTTTATCTTTTATAATTCAAGCGGCAATTTCCGCTTCTCGCTTGTTTATCCTGAATCAACCGGCACGAGCCGACAGTGGAGCAATTTCCGCCGGTTTACCTATTTTGTTGGTAATGAATTAACTAACAAGACATTCAAGCAACAAATTGTTGACGGTGATTTTTCCAGTTTAGCAAAAATCAAAGATGCGTTCTCCGTTGAAAAAGTTACTAAAGAATTTTACAAGAGTATTGCCGATTGGTATTTTTGGGCGGTGGAGTGCTGCCGGTTTCCTAAAGATGCTGAAGCTGAAGAAAACGGCAGGAATATTGCTGTAATTCGGCTGATTACCAGAATGATTTTTATTTGGTTTATGCGGGAACGCAGTTTAGTACCAAAAGACTTATTTGAAGAAACCAGTATAAATACTATTCTAAAAAATACAGCCTTAGATGAATCAACTTATTATACTGCTATTTTACAGAATCTATTTTTTGCCACTTTAAGCACTAAAAAAGATGAGCGTCAATTTGGGAGTGAGGTGAGGGGCTATAAAGGAAACAATCCCGACTTTGGAAATCAGTACGTTTTTCGTTATCAGGAGCTTTTCCAAAATCCTGATGAGATAAATAAATATTTTGGCGATATTCCTTTTTTAAATGGCGGCCTTTTTGAGTGTCTTGACGACAAGAAAAATGGAATAATCATTGATGGTTTTTCACGTACTAAAAAGAACCAGCCGTCAGTTCCCAATTATTTGTTTTTCAGTCAGGAACAAAAAGTTGATCTAAGTAAAGCCTACGGTACACAAAATAAAAACTGCAAAGTGAGTGGGCTTTTAAATATTCTATCTTCATTTAATTTCACGATAGATGAGAACTCTCCAGATGACGCTGACGTCGCACTTGACCCGGAGCTTTTAGGACGGGTTTTTGAAAACTTGCTGGCCAGCTTTAATCCGGAAACATCCACCACAGCCCGCAAAGCTACCGGCAGTTACTACACACCCAGAGAAATTGTTGATTATATGGTTATCGAATCTCTCAAGGCTTATTTCAAAACTCACCTGCCTGATATAGTAGATATAGATAATAGGTTGGAAAAATTGTTTTCACCCGGAAGCCATGAAAACCCTTTTAATGACAGCGAAACAAGAAAGCTTGTAGAGCTGATTGAAAATGTTAAAATAGTTGATCCTGCGGTTGGCTCCGGTGCTTTTCCTATGGGCGTACTGAATAAATTAGTTTTTATTCTCAATAAAATTGATGATGGAAACAAACTATGGGAACAAGCACAACTGAGAGCTGCGGATGCAATACCTGACCCAAGTGTCAAGCGAGCAACAAAAACAAGAATTAAGGAATATTTTAGCGGTAAAAACGCCGATTATGGCCGGAAACTGTATCTTATCCAAAGGTGTATATATGGTGTGGATATTCAACAGATTGCGGTGGAAATTTCTAAACTACGATTTTTTATTGCACTTTTAGTTGACGAGACGGTTGATAAAACGAAAGACAATTGGGGTATTGAGCCTTTGCCGAATCTGGATTTCAAGATAATGCAGGGTAACAGCTTGCTTGAAGAATATGAAGGGATAAAACTTTTTGACGAAAAGCTTATTACAGGTATAAGTTTTGACAAACAAAAACTCATCGAATTAACAAAACAGAAACAGTTATTATTGCAGAAGAAACGCTTTTCTTGTCACGCAAAAAATGAACTAACAACATCTAAGGATGCAGAAATAAAAGAAGAATTAAAAAAACTTGAAAAACAATTGAACAACTTAAATAAAGAAGATGATAAAATTGTAGATAGTAATGGACTTTTTGACGCCCAAAATGAGGCAATACAAAAAAGGGATGAATTAAAGCTACTTCACAAAGAATTTTTTGAAACCAGCGAGAAAGAATTAAAAGGTAAAATTAAAAAGCAGATTGAGAAAATAGAGTGGGATTTAATAGAAGCCACTCTAAGAGAGCAGAATAAAACATCTGAACTTATAAAATTAGAACAGTTCAAAAAATCAAACACAAAACCATTCTTTCTTTGGAAACTTCATTTTGCTGAAGTTTTTGAAAAAGGTGGATTTGATATTGTGATTGCTAATCCGCCGTATTTACGCATACAGGAGATTCAGAAAAACAATCCAGAATTAGCGGAAAAACTTAAACAAATATATATTTCAGCCTCAGGCAGTTACGATATCTATGTCTGCTTTGTTGAGCTTGCCACGGGGTTGATGAGTAAAAAAGGCAATATTGCCTATATATTGCCACACAAGTTTTTTCAAGCGGCTTTCGGTAAAAACCTGCGTAATTTATTAGGTTCTAAAAAGCTTTTGAAAAAGATTGTAGATTTCGGTAGCAGTCAAATTTTTGAATCTGCAACAACATACACCTGCCTTTTGTTTTTATCTTTAGGTAATGATGCCTTTAAATTTGCTGAATTAAAGCCAAATGCAACTGTAAACGACCTGAATGAAATATTTGATGACATAAATATTCATAAAAATATGCACGGTGAAAAAGTTGATATAAAAATACTTCAGACAAATTCAATAGATGAAGATCCTTGGCATTTCTCAGCAGGCAATGCCGGAGATGTTTTAAAAAAACTCAAAAAACAAACAAGAACAATTGCTGATGTTTGTGAAAAAATATTTCAAGGCATTGCAACAAGCGCTGATAAAATATACTTTCTCGAACATATTTCCGAGGGAAACGGAATTATAACAGCCTTTTCAAAATCCCTTAATTGTCAAATTGAAATAGAGAAAGATTTTGTAAAACCTTTGATGAAAGGAGCAGATGTTCATCGTTATTCAAAACTTGAACCTAAAATATGGTGCATCTTTCCATATAAGATGCAAAGTGGTAAAGCTGTTCTGTTTACTCAGGACGAGATTAAAATGGACTTCCCATTGGCATGGAAGTATTTGCTTGAAAATAAAAAAACATTAGAAAGTAGAGAAAAAGACCGTATGAGCCATGAACAGTTTTATGCTTATATATACCCTAAAAATCTGACAGAATTCGAAAAACCAAAAATTGTAACACCGGATATTGCCTCCGGTTGTCAAATGACAGTTGATGAAAGAGGGCTTTATCATACAACAACTATTTATAGCTTTATATTTAAAAAAACTGTCAAAGAATCATTAAAGTATTTTTTAAGCATACTAAACTCAAGGCTTTTCTGGTACTTTCTAACAACAACTGGCTCTGTGCTTCGGGGTAACTATTTTAGATTTAAAACAAATTATCTTATGCCGTTTCCCATACCAAGAGGGCTATCATTAAATGAACAACAGCCCTTTATTACCCTCGTTGATAAAATCCTAACTCTCAAGCAAAATGATTCCAAAGCTGATACCACAGCCATTGAACGTGAGATTGACCAAATGGTTTATAAGCTTTACGGTCTCACACCGGAGGAAATAGAGATAGTGGAAAATGATCACACATAA